Proteins encoded by one window of Musa acuminata AAA Group cultivar baxijiao chromosome BXJ2-9, Cavendish_Baxijiao_AAA, whole genome shotgun sequence:
- the LOC135622309 gene encoding probable calcium-binding protein CML46, which yields MEKPVYLAEPVVVLLFLHVLLSSIMVAIQNLSLRSMSFLHTYVACCACLSAVPDEQHPRSSAAGEARGGDCNLRIEDVQIILGRMGLGEQQLQEKMEDFDHLPDLFADEEPSLEELKQAFSVFDENGDGFIDAVELQTVLAKLGIAEASDLDACRRMIAAHDRNRDGRIDLIDFVKFMEISLC from the coding sequence ATGGAGAAGCCCGTGTACTTGGCAGAACCAGTAGTTGTATTACTCTTCCTTCACGTACTGCTCAGCTCGATCATGGTGGCAATTCAGAACTTGTCCCTCAGATCAATGTCCTTCCTGCACACCTACGTTGCTTGCTGCGCATGCTTATCAGCGGTTCCCGATGAGCAACATCCCCGGAGCAGTGCAGCAGGTGAAGCAAGAGGAGGTGACTGCAATCTCCGGATCGAAGACGTGCAGATTATTCTGGGAAGAATGGGTTTAGGGGAGCAGCAGCTCCAGGAGAAGATGGAGGACTTCGACCACCTCCCTGATCTGTTCGCAGACGAGGAGCCGAGTCTGGAGGAGTTGAAGCAGGCCTTCTCTGTTTTCGATGAGAACGGCGATGGGTTCATCGACGCGGTGGAGCTGCAGACAGTTCTCGCCAAGCTCGGGATCGCAGAAGCGTCGGATTTAGATGCATGCCGGAGGATGATCGCGGCTCATGATCGAAATCGCGACGGAAGGATTGATCTGATCGACTTCGTTAAGTTCATGGAGATCAGCTTGTGCTGA
- the LOC135622308 gene encoding pirin-like protein — protein sequence MGDHKNQGFQNPRHVVKKVLARPQHEGDGAIVRRSIGRGELRNLDPFLMLDEFSVSAPAGFPDHPHRGFETVTYMLEGAFTHQDFAGHEGTIRAGDLQWMTAGRGIIHSEMPAGEGENKGLQLWINLSSKDKMMEPRYQELQSKDISRVEKHGVDVRIIAGESFGVRSPVYTQTPTMYLDFTLHPGAEVHQHIPQPWNSFVYIIEGEGVFGDPNASPTTRHHALVLSPGDGLSVWNQAARPLRFVLIGGQPLNEPIVQYGPFVMNAQAEIQQAIEDYHYCKNGFEKAKNWKSQPHMN from the exons ATGGGAGACCACAAGAACCAAGGCTTCCAGAACCCGAGGCATGTGGTCAAGAAGGTGCTCGCCAGGCCTCAACACGAAGGTGACGGAGCCATTGTTAGGAGGAGCATCGGAAG GGGAGAACTAAGAAACTTGGATCCCTTTCTGATGTTGGATGAGTTTTCCG TTTCTGCTCCTGCGGGATTTCCTGATCATCCTCATAGAG GTTTCGAGACCGTCACCTACATGCTGGAG GGCGCCTTCACTCACCAGGACTTCGCTGGCCACGAAGGCACCATCAGAGCTGGCGATCTGCAG TGGATGACCGCTGGTAGAGGAATCATTCACTCGGAAATGCCTGCCGGGGAGGGAGAGAACAAAGGATTGCAGCTATGGATCAACCTCTCCTCCAAAGACAAGAT GATGGAGCCCAGATATCAAGAACTGCAGAGCAAAGACATAAGCAGGGTGGAGAAACATGGCGTCGACGTCCGAATCATAGCAGGGGAGTCCTTCGGCGTCCGCTCGCCGGTCTACACGCAGACTCCGACAATGTACCTAGACTTCACCCTGCACCCTGGCGCCGAAGTCCACCAACACATCCCTCAACCTTGGAACTCCTTCGTCTACATCATCGAAGGCGAAGGCGTCTTCGGGGACCCGAACGCATCCCCTACGACGCGCCACCACGCGTTGGTGCTGAGCCCCGGCGACGGCCTCAGCGTGTGGAATCAGGCGGCGAGGCCTCTCAGGTTTGTGCTCATCGGCGGGCAGCCATTGAACGAGCCGATCGTGCAGTACGGTCCCTTCGTGATGAACGCGCAAGCGGAGATACAACAGGCCATCGAGGACTACCACTACTGCAAGAATGGGTTTGAGAAGGCCAAGAACTGGAAGTCACAGCCGCATATGAACTGA
- the LOC135622311 gene encoding uncharacterized protein LOC135622311: protein MTGSIRALSLVSRTCVRPLRFRSREDGLVESPNPRFPGDLFPAARYSQRKKPRCRRRLPVSRSSLAAFQFTQACRCGCHRRDPAVAAQLPPSGMGLWTLLEGLLLLANALAILNEDRFLAPKGWSFNEVSGGARAKSLKGQLIGLIYATQYLRVPLIILNAIIIVVKLVSG, encoded by the exons ATGACCGGGTCTATCCGCGCCCTCTCTTTAGTCTCCAGAACCTGCGTCCGGCCTCTTCGTTTCCGATCGAGAGAGGACGGTCTCGTCGAATCACCAAACCCTAGGTTCCCAG GCGACCTTTTCCCAGCCGCTCGATATTCCCAGAGAAAAAAGCCCCGCTGCCGCCGGCGACTTCCAGTGAGTCGGTCATCGCTCGCCGCCTTCCAGTTCACTCAAGCCTGCCGCTGTGGTTGTCACCGTCGAGATCCAGCCGTCGCTGCCCAGCTGCCTCCCTCAG GCATGGGCCTCTGGACGTTACTCGAGGGACTTTTGCTCCTTGCAAATGCATTGGCAATACTGAACGAGGATAGGTTCCTTGCTCCTAAGGGTTGGAGCTTCAATGAAGTTTCAGGAGGTGCCAGAGCCAAGTCATTGAAGGGGCAGCTAATTGGGCTCATCTATGCAACCCAGTATCTTCGAGTTCCACTGATAATTCTCAACGCGATCATTATTGTGGTGAAGCTGGTTTCAGGTTAA
- the LOC103996703 gene encoding U-box domain-containing protein 9, giving the protein MAKSGPAESGLAAARVGELKKELRRLVRAIAEEDDSRIEKFEGAARALAALKDLRFRGSGNSNGALASQRKAETEIEAVVVPEHFLCPISAELMRDPVVVASGQTYDRAFIEEWLSSGNRTCPQTQRVLSDTTLTPNHLVRSMISQWCIEHGVTLPPLDQGQEEGLITGKERNALRRIFDKMSSSSSVPEQKQAVRELRLLTKRNRSFRALVGENPDTIPQLLLVLSAPGLRCDPEVQEDTVTTILNLSIHDSNKKIVGDNPQAIPLLIDALQTGTMETRSNAAAALFSLSALDCNKLKIGESGAMKPLVDLLEQGSPSAKKDAGSAIFNLCMVHENRARAVRGGAVGVVLKAIGHHSLVDESLAILALLSSDQDAVEEIARAGGVPRLLGIVRDSPCARNKENAAVVLFSICMHDRTKLREVGEEEEKHGSISRLAQNGTSRARRKAAGIIDKWKRASRSTHYSC; this is encoded by the exons ATGGCGAAGTCCGGGCCCGCGGAGTCGGGGTTGGCGGCGGCGAGGGTTGGGGAGTTGAAGAAGGAGCTGCGGCGGCTTGTGAGGGCGATCGCGGAAGAGGACGACAGCAGGATCGAGAAGTTCGAGGGGGCGGCGAGGGCGCTCGCGGCGCTCAAGGACCTCCGCTTCCGCGGGAGCGGGAATTCGAATGGGGCTCTGGCGAGCCAGCGGAAAGCGGAGACCGAAATCGAGGCGGTGGTCGTCCCGGAGCACTTCTTGTGCCCCATCTCCGCGGAGCTGATGAGGGATCCCGTCGTCGTCGCATCCGGACAG ACCTACGACAGGGCTTTCATCGAGGAATGGCTGAGTTCTGGGAACCGAACTTGCCCGCAGACTCAGCGGGTCCTCTCCGACACCACCCTCACCCCAAATCACCTCGTCCGCAGCATGATCTCCCAGTGGTGCATCGAGCACGGCGTCACCCTCCCTCCACTGGACCAGGGGCAAGAGGAAGGGTTGATCACAGGAAAGGAGCGGAACGCGCTCAGGAGGATCTTCGACAAgatgtcctcttcttcctccgtccCGGAACAGAAGCAAGCGGTCAGGGAGCTCCGCCTGCTCACCAAGCGTAACCGGTCGTTTCGCGCACTCGTCGGGGAGAATCCCGACACGATCCCGCAGCTGCTGTTGGTTCTGTCTGCTCCTGGATTGAGGTGCGATCCCGAGGTGCAGGAGGATACCGTGACGACGATCCTCAACCTCTCGATCCACGACAGCAATAAGAAGATCGTGGGAGACAACCCCCAAGCCATCCCTTTGCTCATCGATGCTCTGCAGACGGGGACGATGGAGACCCGTAGCAACGCCGCCGCAGCGCTCTTCAGCTTATCTGCCCTCGACTGCAACAAGCTCAAGATAGGCGAGTCGGGGGCGATGAAGCCGCTGGTGGATCTGCTGGAACAAGGCAGCCCGAGCGCCAAGAAGGACGCAGGATCCGCCATTTTCAACCTGTGCATGGTTCACGAGAACAGGGCGAGGGCGGTGAGGGGTGGGGCGGTGGGCGTGGTCTTGAAGGCCATCGGTCACCACTCGCTCGTGGACGAGTCGCTGGCGATCCTCGCGCTGCTGTCGAGCGACCAAGACGCGGTGGAGGAGATCGCGAGGGCCGGCGGCGTACCACGCTTGCTCGGCATCGTGAGGGACAGCCCGTGCGCGCGGAACAAGGAGAACGCGGCCGTCGTTCTCTTCTCGATCTGCATGCATGACAGGACCAAGCTGAGGGAGgtcggggaggaggaggagaagcacgGAAGCATCTCTCGGCTGGCTCAGAACGGCACGTCGCGGGCACGCAGGAAGGCGGCCGGAATCATAGACAAGTGGAAGCGAGCATCGCGCAGCACGCATTACTCGTGTTAG
- the LOC135622310 gene encoding coatomer subunit zeta-1-like has product MAAPDSCPSIKNILLLDSEGKRVAVKYYSDDWPTLSAKLAFEKSVFTKTQKTNARTEAEIVMFDGYIVVYKFIQDLHFFVTGGDDENELILATVLQGFFDAVGLLLRNNVDKRTALENLDLILLCLDEIIDGGIILETEASIIAGKVATHGLDGAASLSEQTITQALATAREHLARSLLK; this is encoded by the exons ATGGCGGCTCCC GACTCTTGCCCTTCGATAAAGAACATCCTTCTCCTTGACTCTGAAGGGAAACGAGTAGCTGTCAAGTACTACTCAGATGATTGGCCAACCCTTTCTGCAAAATTAGCATTCGAGAAGTCAGTGTTCACCAAGACGCAGAAAACAAATGCTCGAACTGAAG CGGAGATAGTTATGTTTGATGGCTACATTGTCGTATACAAGTTCATTCAAGATCTCCATTTTTTTGTTACCGGAGGTGATGATGAGAATGAGCTCATTCTAGCAACCGTTCTTCAAGGATTCTTTGATGCAGTTGGTCTTCTTCTAAG GAACAACGTGGATAAAAGAACAGCACTTGAGAATCTGGACCTCATCCTTTTATGCCTTGATGAGATTATTGATGGAGG CATCATTCTGGAAACTGAAGCTAGCATAATCGCTGGAAAGGTTGCAACCCACGGCCTGGATGGAGCAGCATCCTTGTCTGAGCAG actataactcaagCCCTAGCCACAGCTCGTGAGCACTTGGCAAGATCTCTTCTTAAATGA